TGCGCCAGCGCCTGCTCGATATCCGCCAGCAGATCGTCGGCGTCTTCCAGCCCGGCGGAAAGCCGGATCAATCCGTCGCTGATATGGTGACGGTGGCGCTCCTCTTCGCTATAGGCCGAATGCGTCATACTGGCCGGATGCTCCGCCAATGATTCACAATCTCCCAGGCTGACCGCCCGCAGAATCAGCTGCAGCGCATTGAGGAAATGGATGCCCGCCGCCATGCCGCCCTTCAGCTCAAAGGCGATCATGCCGCCCGGGCGCGCCATCTGCCGCTGCGCCAGTTGGTACTGCCGGAAGACGGGCAGCCCCGGATAATAAACCCGCTCGACCGCCGGATGCCGCGCCAGCATTTCTGCAATGCGCTGCGCGGTGTCGCAGTGGCGTTCCATCCGCAGCGGCAGGGTTTTCAGCCCGCGCAGCAGCAGCGCCGCATCCTGCGCCGACAGCACCGCGCCGTTCATATCCTTCAGGCCGATCAGGCGGATATCCTGCGCCAGCTCGGCGCGGGTCACCACCACCCCGGCCAGTAAATCGCCGTGCCCGCCAAGGTACTTGGTCGCCGAGTGCAGGACGATATCCGCCCCCAGCGCCAGCGGCTGCTGCAGATAAGGCGTACAGTAGGTGTTATCCACCAGCAGCAGCGCCGCATGCCGGTGGGTAATCGCCGCTACCGCCGCAATGTCCACCAACCGCATATTGGGGTTGGCCGGCGTTTCACAATACACCAGCCGGGTGCGTGGCCCGATCGCCGCCGCCAGCGCCTCCGGCTGCGTCATATCGACGTGGGTCACCTTAACGCCGAAACGCTCCAGCCCATGATGGAAGTAGCTGAAGGTGCAGCCGTACAGCGTTTCATCCACAATCAGCTCATCGCCCGGCCCGAGCAGCGTCCAGCAGCAGGCCGTCACCGCCCCCATGCCGGATGAAAACGCCACCGCCGCTTCACCGCCCTCCAGATTGGCGATACGCTGCTCCAGCAGGTTAAGCGTCGGATTGGCGATGCGCGAGTAGAAATAGCCGGGTTCGGTGCCGGCAAAACAGGCGCCGCCGTATTCCGCCGACGGGAAAGTAAAGGTGGAGCTCATAAACACCGGCGGGCACAGTGCGCCATGATACTGCTGCGGGTCATAGCCATGATGGATGGCCCGCGTGGCGAAAGCCTGCTTGCTTGCTGACGACATAGTGACTCCTCGACGTGGATGGTGACGATTATTCCGGTGTGACATCCGCCGGTAGGCTCGCGGCGCGCATGCGTCCGCCGATAATATTCAGAGTGCGCAATACCAACATCAGCCCGAGCAGCGTTTCCGGCTGACGCAACAGCGCATACAGCCCGCGCAAGGTCGCCGGCTGCTCATTCTGCTGCAGTTCGCTATAGGCCATTTTCAGCGCCGTCCCCCCTTCCCAGCCGGCGCTGGTCAGGTCTTCAAACACTGCAGCCAGCTTCTCGACCAGCGCGCTATCCGCCATGTCGATCAAATCCGAGGTAAGCGAGAGCGCGTCGACCACGTTATTCAGCAGGCCGCTCGCCAGCAGCGGGGACAGTTTTTCCATCAGCGCCGCCAGCGCCTCAGTCTGCGTGTTTTCCATGCTCCACTCCGTTATATCAGGCCGCGCACCGCAGCCCAGTACAGACCGCGGTTCACGCCGTTGCGTAACATACCGCCCAGTTTGGTGGCCGGGGTTGGCACGACGTCATGACGATAGTCATACACCAGCGGCATACCGCTGCTCAGGCCGAACTGCGCCACCGCCTGCACCTTGCCGTCGTAATGGCGCACCGGATGGCCCAGCTGCATCTCCGCCACGATATTGTCGGCGATCACCGGCGCCTGATTGTGACAGGAGCCGCCCGCCTTGCTGATCGGCAGGTCGACCGTATCGCCGATCACATACACCCCCTGCTGGTCGTAAACCTGCAGCGTCTGCGGGTCGGTCGGCAGCCATCCTTCGCCGTTATCGATATCGCTCAGGCCGGTATTGCGCACCATTTCCACCGCGCGAATCGGCGGTGTCGCCATCAGGATGTCGAACGGTTGTTCATCGCCCTCGGCGGAATAGGCGATGCGCCGCCCGGCATCCACCTGATTCAGGGTAAAGCCGCGCTGGTGCTTAATGCCGCGCGCGGCAAAAATTTCCGGCAGCGCTTCGCCGGTAGGACGCTGTAAAAACAGACAGTTACGCAGCAGCTGGGAAATGGTCGGGTAGGTATAAATTATCTCTATCTGATTACGTACGCCGCGCTGGCGCAGGTACTCATCCAGCATCAGAGTGGTTTCAATCGGCGCGATGCCGCACTGATGCGGAACGTTGGGCGTCTGCGGGAAAGAGACGGTGATAAAGATGCGCCCTTTTTCAATCGTCGCCAGCTTACCCGCCAGCCGGCGTGCCGCCTGATACTGATAAAAGTGGTCGCCGGCTTCGGCCAGCCCGGGAATTTTTTCCGTCCAGGGCAGGCATCCGGTGGCAAAGACCAGAAAGTCATAGTCATAATTATTGCCGCTGGCGGTAAATAAGCGACGCTGCTGAAAATCAACGCCCTCCGCTTTATCGACAATAAATTTAATTTCCGGACGTAACAGACTTTGCTGCGCACGCATTAATTCATGTTTAAAAAATGCGTTAAACGCGACATACATAAAGGCCGGTTTGAAATAATGCGCCGCCGTTTGAGAAATCATTAATAACTCAACTTTATTATTAATAATTTCACGATGTAGTTTGCGCGCCAGAATGTTGGCCAGCATGGTGCCGCCGGTGCCGCCACCGACAATCACGATTCTTTTCCGCATGATATCTCCATTCAACCCGGCGCCAGGCCGGCGAAAGTGATAAAGAATATCCTTACGGAATATAAGTCTAGTGATGAAAGGTTATAATGCCAGCAAAAAAAGAATAAATAATTAACGCTATGGTTATTAACAATAAATATCACCGGAAAAGAAAAAATAAATGATGAGATATTAATAAATAACCGGCATATAATTTCTCTGCGGACTGGCATAAAAAAACCCGCCGCAGCGGGTTTTTATTATTCGCGACAATTCGCGATTATTACTGGCCTTTAACTTCTTTCAGACCATTGAACGGCGCACGCTCGCCCAGCGCTTCTTCGATACGAATCAGCTGGTTGTACTTGGCAACGCGGTCAGAACGGCTCATAGAACCGGTTTTGATCTGGCCTGCTGCAGTACCTACCGCCAGGTCAGCGATGGTTGCGTCTTCGGTTTCACCGGAACGGTGAGAGATAACCGCGGTGTAGCCGGCATCTTTCGCCATCTTGATCGCCGCCAGGGTTTCGGTCAGAGAACCGATCTGGTTGAACTTGATCAGGATAGAGTTGGCGATGCCTTTTTCGATACCTTCTTTCAGGATCTTGGTGTTGGTGACGAACAGGTCGTCGCCAACCAGCTGGATTTTGTCGCCCAGTACTTTGGTCTGGTAAGCGAAGCCGTCCCAGTCAGACTCGTCCAAACCATCTTCGATGGAAACGATCGGGTACTGTTTGGTCAGCTCTTCCAGGAAGTGGGTGAACTCTTCAGAGGTGAAGGCTTTGTTGCCTTCGCCGGCCAGCACGTACTTGCCGTCTTTGTAGAATTCGGACGCTGCGCAGTCCATCGCCAGGGTGATATCTTTGCCCAGTTCGTAGCCCGCTGCTTTTACCGCTTCCGCGATAACCGCCAGCGCTTCAGCGTTGGAACCCAGGTTTGGCGCGTAGCCGCCTTCGTCGCCGACAGCGGTGTTCATGCCTTTGGATTTCAGCACTTTCGCCAGGTGGTGGAACACTTCAGAGCCCATGCGCACCGCTTCTTTCAGGGTCTTCGCGCCAACCGGCTGAATCATGAATTCCTGAATGTCGACGTTGTTGTCAGCGTGCTCACCGCCGTTGATGATGTTCATCATTGGCAGAGGCATGGAGAATTTGCCTGGGGTACCGTTCAGTTCAGCAATGTGCTCGAACAGCGGCATGCCTTTGGAGGCAGCGGCAGCTTTAGCAGCAGCCAGGGAAACCGCCAGAATGGCGTTGGCGCCGAACTTGGATTTGTTCTCGGTGCCGTCCAGTTCGATCATGATCTTATCGATGTTAGCCTGGTCTTTGGCATCTTTGCCCACCACGGCTTCAGCGATTGGACCGTTTACTGCGGCAACGGCTTTCAGTACGCCTTTACCCAGGAAACGAGACTTGTCACCGTCACGCAGTTCCAGCGCTTCACGGGAACCGGTAGAAGCACCTGACGGCGCAGCAGCCAGACCAACGAAACCGCCTTCCAGGTGAACTTCGGCTTCTACAGTTGGGTTACCGCGTGAGTCGATGATTTCACGGCCGATGACTTTAACGATTTTGGACATAGTAGGTTTTCCTCAAGTCACAAGTTAACTAAAACTCCAGACAAACAACGCGCGGTTCTCACCGCGCGTTGTCGCTAAAACGTTACTTCTCCTGACGCTTCTGCTGGTCAGCCGCCGCCTTCACAAAACCGGCGAACAGCGGATGCCCATCACGCGGCGTCGAAGTGAATTCCGGGTGGAACTGACAAGCGACGAACCATGGATGGTCCGGCAGCTCGATAATTTCAACCAACTTGTTGTCCGCAGAGCGGCCGGCTACGCGCAGCCCGGCGGCTTCAATCTGCTTCAACAGCATATTGTTAACTTCATAACGGTGGCGGTGACGCTCGACGATGGTCGGCTCGCCGTACATCTGACGCACCAGGCTGTCGTCGCTCAGATGACACTGCTGGCCGCCGACGCGCATGGTGCCGCCCAGGTCGCTCTCTTCGCTGCGCACTTCAACGTTGCCGTCTTCGTCGCGCCACTCGGTAATCAGCGCCACGACCGGGTACTTACAGTCTGGCTCAAATTCGGTGGAGTTGGCGTTTTCCATACCCGCAACGTGACGGGCAAACTCCATCAGCGCCACCTGCATACCCAGGCAAATGCCCAGATAAGGAATATTGTTCTCGCGCGCATAGCGTGCGGTCATCACTTTGCCTTCCACGCCGCGATAGCCGAAGCCGCCAGGGATAAGGATAGCATCCAGCCCTTTCAGCACTTCCACGCCGCGCGTCTCCACGTCCTGCGAATCAATCAGCTTGATATTCACGGTTACGCGGTTTTTCAGGCCGCCGTGCTTGAGCGCCTCAATCACGGATTTATAGGCGTCCGGCAGTTCGACATACTTGCCGACCATACCGATGGTCACTTCGCCGCCCGGATTGGCTTCTTCGTAAATAACCTGCTCCCACTCGGCCAGGTTGGCTTCCGGCGCGTTGAGGCTGAATCGTTTACAAATATAATCATCAAGCCCCTGAGATTTCAATAGGCCTGGGATTTTATAAATAGAATCAACGTCTTTCAGGGAGATAACCGCTTTTTCCGGCACGTTGCAGAACAGCGCAATTTTTGCCCGCTCATTGGCCGGAACGGCGCGATCGGAACGGCAAATCAGCACGTCCGGCTGAATACCGATGGAAAGCAGCTCTTTAACGGAATGCTGAGTAGGTTTGGTTTTCACTTCACCGGCTGCGGCCATGTACGGCACCAGCGTCAGGTGCATGTACAGCGTGTGCTCACGGCCCACTTCCACCGCCATCTGGCGGATAGCTTCGAGGAACGGCAGCGATTCGATATCGCCGACGGTGCCGCCGATTTCCACCAGCACCACGTCGTGGCCTTCGCCGCCTTCGATGATGCGTTCTTTGATCGCGTTGGTGATGTGCGGAATAACCTGTACGGTCGCGCCCAGATAGTCGCCGCGGCGTTCTTTACGCAGCACGTCGGAATAGATGCGGCCGGTGGTGAAGTTGTTGCGGCGCGTCATTTTGGTACGGATGAAGCGCTCGTAGTGACCCAAGTCCAGATCGGTTTCTGCGCCGTCTTCGGTGACGAAAACTTCCCCATGCTGAATCGGGCTCATGGTGCCCGGATCCACGTTGATGTACGGGTCCAGTTTCATGATGGTAACGTTGAGGCCACGGGCTTCAAGAATAGCCGCCAGAGAGGCTGCGGCAATGCCTTTACCCAGAGAGGATACGACCCCGCCGGTCACAAAAATATAATTAGTTGTCATGCTGAACCTGAGAGTTTAGGTTTAAAGACGATGGAAGAACCAAGACGGGAAAGTAGTATACCCGAACCTGTCTTGACCTACAAACGATCGTTTTACTCTCCATCATCTCTGTCATCCCCGCGAGTTCCTCAGGTTTTTGCCGTTTACCGCCATCCGGGTAGGCTTTTAAAACAAAGGGTTAGCGATAAAAACCGTCGATTAACGCACGTCAGAGCCACTAAAACGCCTTACATTTCAGTTTGTTGGCTTTTTTAGCAGGCGCCGCTGCGCCGTATCCGCAACTGACGATAAGCTTAACCGTTTCAGCCCGAGCGAACATTGTGATCGATCAAACAAGCCGCCGGATGCCGTTACGCTAAATCAGACAGCGCAAAACGCATTTAGTTTTCCTGCTGCTTAACCTGCTGCCAGGCGTCTTCCATCTGTTCCAGCGTCGCCTCCGCCATCGCCAGCCCCTGCTGCGCGATAATGCCTTCTACCTGACGGAAGCGCCGCTCGAACTTGCGGTTGGCAACCTGCAGTGCGTTTTCCGCCTTGTGGCCCAGATGGCGCGACAGATTCACCGTGGCGAACAGCAGGTCGCCGATTTCCTCTTCCAGCTTTTGTTGGTCCACCACCGCCTGCTGCGCTTCGTGCATCACTTCGTCAATCTCTTCATGCACCTTGTCGAGCACCGGGCCGAGCGTATGCCAGTCAAAGCCTACCGCGGCGCAGCGCTTCTGAATTTTATGCGCCTTCATCAACGCCGGCAGTGCAGTGGGGATATCGTCCAACGCCGAGTGCAGCGCTTTCTCTGCCCGCTCGCCGGCCTTCAACTGCTCCCAGCGCGCCGCAATCGTCGCGTTGTCCGCAGCGTCAGCGTCGCCGAAGATGTGCGGGTGGCGGCGCTCCAGTTTGTCGCTGATGGCGGTGCACACCTCGTCAAAATCAAACAGCCCCTCCTCCTGCCCCATCTGGGCGTAGAACACCACCTGAAACAGC
The nucleotide sequence above comes from Serratia rhizosphaerae. Encoded proteins:
- a CDS encoding methionine gamma-lyase, which encodes MSSASKQAFATRAIHHGYDPQQYHGALCPPVFMSSTFTFPSAEYGGACFAGTEPGYFYSRIANPTLNLLEQRIANLEGGEAAVAFSSGMGAVTACCWTLLGPGDELIVDETLYGCTFSYFHHGLERFGVKVTHVDMTQPEALAAAIGPRTRLVYCETPANPNMRLVDIAAVAAITHRHAALLLVDNTYCTPYLQQPLALGADIVLHSATKYLGGHGDLLAGVVVTRAELAQDIRLIGLKDMNGAVLSAQDAALLLRGLKTLPLRMERHCDTAQRIAEMLARHPAVERVYYPGLPVFRQYQLAQRQMARPGGMIAFELKGGMAAGIHFLNALQLILRAVSLGDCESLAEHPASMTHSAYSEEERHRHHISDGLIRLSAGLEDADDLLADIEQALAQ
- a CDS encoding NAD(P)/FAD-dependent oxidoreductase gives rise to the protein MRKRIVIVGGGTGGTMLANILARKLHREIINNKVELLMISQTAAHYFKPAFMYVAFNAFFKHELMRAQQSLLRPEIKFIVDKAEGVDFQQRRLFTASGNNYDYDFLVFATGCLPWTEKIPGLAEAGDHFYQYQAARRLAGKLATIEKGRIFITVSFPQTPNVPHQCGIAPIETTLMLDEYLRQRGVRNQIEIIYTYPTISQLLRNCLFLQRPTGEALPEIFAARGIKHQRGFTLNQVDAGRRIAYSAEGDEQPFDILMATPPIRAVEMVRNTGLSDIDNGEGWLPTDPQTLQVYDQQGVYVIGDTVDLPISKAGGSCHNQAPVIADNIVAEMQLGHPVRHYDGKVQAVAQFGLSSGMPLVYDYRHDVVPTPATKLGGMLRNGVNRGLYWAAVRGLI
- the eno gene encoding phosphopyruvate hydratase codes for the protein MSKIVKVIGREIIDSRGNPTVEAEVHLEGGFVGLAAAPSGASTGSREALELRDGDKSRFLGKGVLKAVAAVNGPIAEAVVGKDAKDQANIDKIMIELDGTENKSKFGANAILAVSLAAAKAAAASKGMPLFEHIAELNGTPGKFSMPLPMMNIINGGEHADNNVDIQEFMIQPVGAKTLKEAVRMGSEVFHHLAKVLKSKGMNTAVGDEGGYAPNLGSNAEALAVIAEAVKAAGYELGKDITLAMDCAASEFYKDGKYVLAGEGNKAFTSEEFTHFLEELTKQYPIVSIEDGLDESDWDGFAYQTKVLGDKIQLVGDDLFVTNTKILKEGIEKGIANSILIKFNQIGSLTETLAAIKMAKDAGYTAVISHRSGETEDATIADLAVGTAAGQIKTGSMSRSDRVAKYNQLIRIEEALGERAPFNGLKEVKGQ
- the pyrG gene encoding glutamine hydrolyzing CTP synthase — encoded protein: MTTNYIFVTGGVVSSLGKGIAAASLAAILEARGLNVTIMKLDPYINVDPGTMSPIQHGEVFVTEDGAETDLDLGHYERFIRTKMTRRNNFTTGRIYSDVLRKERRGDYLGATVQVIPHITNAIKERIIEGGEGHDVVLVEIGGTVGDIESLPFLEAIRQMAVEVGREHTLYMHLTLVPYMAAAGEVKTKPTQHSVKELLSIGIQPDVLICRSDRAVPANERAKIALFCNVPEKAVISLKDVDSIYKIPGLLKSQGLDDYICKRFSLNAPEANLAEWEQVIYEEANPGGEVTIGMVGKYVELPDAYKSVIEALKHGGLKNRVTVNIKLIDSQDVETRGVEVLKGLDAILIPGGFGYRGVEGKVMTARYARENNIPYLGICLGMQVALMEFARHVAGMENANSTEFEPDCKYPVVALITEWRDEDGNVEVRSEESDLGGTMRVGGQQCHLSDDSLVRQMYGEPTIVERHRHRYEVNNMLLKQIEAAGLRVAGRSADNKLVEIIELPDHPWFVACQFHPEFTSTPRDGHPLFAGFVKAAADQQKRQEK
- the mazG gene encoding nucleoside triphosphate pyrophosphohydrolase encodes the protein MTPSTPLQRLLNIMKTLRDPQAGCPWDRKQTFATIAPYTLEETYEVLDAIERQDYADLRDELGDLLFQVVFYAQMGQEEGLFDFDEVCTAISDKLERRHPHIFGDADAADNATIAARWEQLKAGERAEKALHSALDDIPTALPALMKAHKIQKRCAAVGFDWHTLGPVLDKVHEEIDEVMHEAQQAVVDQQKLEEEIGDLLFATVNLSRHLGHKAENALQVANRKFERRFRQVEGIIAQQGLAMAEATLEQMEDAWQQVKQQEN